In one Streptomyces sp. NBC_01288 genomic region, the following are encoded:
- a CDS encoding YcnI family copper-binding membrane protein: MSAHRTTLRRAGTVAALATAGVLAAAGVASAHVTVHPESYAKGATDGVLTFRVPNEEDKASTTKVQVYLPTDHPVLGVLVTPQNGWTAKVTTSKLKTPVKTDDGTITDAVSEITWTGGKIGAGQYEDFNVAFGQLPDDTDQLAFKTLQTYSDGDVVRWIEQTTAGDDEPENPAPVLKLTAKESEDGDETPAASASTADTATKTTSASGSSSSSDSTARGLGIAGLIVGVLGLAAGAFAIVRSRAPRS; encoded by the coding sequence ATGTCCGCACACCGCACCACCCTGCGCCGCGCAGGCACCGTCGCCGCGCTCGCCACCGCCGGAGTCCTGGCCGCCGCCGGCGTCGCCTCCGCGCACGTGACCGTCCACCCGGAGAGTTACGCCAAGGGCGCCACGGACGGTGTCCTCACCTTCCGCGTCCCCAACGAGGAGGACAAGGCGAGCACCACCAAGGTCCAGGTCTATCTGCCCACCGACCACCCCGTCCTCGGCGTGCTGGTCACCCCGCAGAACGGCTGGACCGCGAAGGTCACCACCAGCAAGCTCAAGACGCCGGTGAAGACCGACGACGGCACGATCACCGACGCCGTCTCCGAGATCACCTGGACCGGCGGGAAGATCGGGGCCGGACAGTACGAGGACTTCAACGTCGCCTTCGGTCAACTGCCCGACGACACCGACCAGTTGGCGTTCAAGACGCTCCAGACGTACTCGGACGGCGATGTCGTCCGCTGGATTGAGCAGACCACGGCAGGGGACGACGAGCCGGAGAACCCGGCGCCCGTCCTCAAGCTCACCGCCAAGGAGAGCGAGGACGGCGACGAGACCCCGGCCGCCTCCGCCTCGACGGCGGACACCGCCACGAAGACGACGTCCGCCTCCGGCTCCTCGTCGAGCAGCGACTCGACCGCCCGCGGGCTCGGCATCGCCGGGCTGATCGTCGGCGTGCTCGGCCTCGCGGCGGGCGCCTTCGCGATCGTGCGCAGCCGGGCCCCGCGGTCGTAG
- a CDS encoding MDR family MFS transporter, with translation MTSVALVRTPLSPLLRLLILTQLAFNIGFFAVLPFLAEHLADAIGMAGWLVGLVLGLRTFSQQGLFVVGGALTDRYGVRPVVLAGCVLRIAGFGWLGYADETWAVFGAVLLIGFAAALFSPAVESEVARQAVEWEEAGGGSRTRVLALFTVAGQVGAFAGPLLGALLLAVDFRVACLAGAGVFVLVLAGHAWLLPQRIPGRPHIKEKGGLRALVRNRPFLALCCAYGAYLLAYNQLYLALPEEVERAAGSQAPLAWLFALSSLLVVTAQLPVTRWAGERLDPRRSMATGLLLIAVGFMVVAVGRPAELTGTTGLLPATGFVVLLTLGQMLIAPVARAWVPDLAEPGRLGLYTGALSSVSGLIVLLGSAATGTLLDMGLPAAVPWLVLAAVPMAAVGLLPRGSRKSRRPRRR, from the coding sequence ATGACCTCCGTGGCCCTCGTGCGGACCCCGCTCTCCCCGCTGCTCCGGCTGCTGATCCTCACCCAACTCGCCTTCAACATCGGCTTCTTCGCGGTGCTGCCGTTCCTCGCCGAGCATCTGGCGGACGCGATCGGCATGGCGGGCTGGCTCGTCGGTCTCGTGCTGGGGTTGCGGACCTTCAGCCAGCAGGGGCTGTTCGTGGTCGGCGGGGCCCTCACCGACCGGTACGGCGTCCGGCCCGTGGTGCTCGCGGGGTGCGTGCTGCGGATCGCCGGGTTCGGCTGGCTCGGATACGCGGACGAGACGTGGGCCGTTTTCGGGGCCGTACTGCTCATCGGGTTCGCCGCCGCGCTGTTCTCACCGGCGGTGGAGTCCGAGGTCGCGCGGCAGGCGGTCGAGTGGGAGGAGGCGGGCGGGGGGTCCCGGACCCGAGTGCTCGCGTTGTTCACCGTCGCCGGTCAAGTCGGGGCGTTTGCAGGGCCGTTGCTCGGTGCGCTGCTCCTGGCCGTGGATTTCCGGGTCGCGTGTCTCGCCGGGGCCGGGGTCTTCGTGCTCGTCCTCGCGGGCCATGCGTGGTTGCTGCCGCAGCGCATTCCCGGGCGGCCGCACATCAAAGAGAAGGGCGGCCTGCGGGCCCTGGTGCGCAACCGGCCCTTTCTGGCGCTGTGTTGTGCTTACGGCGCCTATCTCCTCGCCTACAACCAGCTCTACTTGGCCCTCCCCGAGGAGGTGGAGCGCGCGGCGGGCTCGCAGGCGCCGCTCGCCTGGCTGTTCGCGCTGTCCTCGCTGCTGGTGGTGACCGCGCAGTTGCCCGTCACCCGATGGGCGGGGGAGCGGCTCGACCCGCGCCGGTCCATGGCGACCGGGCTGCTGCTGATCGCCGTAGGTTTCATGGTCGTGGCGGTGGGCCGGCCCGCCGAACTGACCGGTACCACCGGGCTGTTGCCCGCGACCGGCTTCGTCGTCCTGCTCACCCTCGGCCAGATGCTCATCGCCCCTGTCGCCCGCGCCTGGGTCCCCGACCTCGCTGAACCCGGACGCCTCGGCCTCTACACCGGCGCGCTGTCCTCCGTCTCGGGGTTGATCGTCCTCCTCGGCAGCGCGGCCACCGGCACCCTCCTCGACATGGGGCTGCCCGCGGCCGTGCCCTGGCTGGTGCTGGCCGCCGTACCGATGGCGGCGGTCGGCTTGCTGCCACGCGGGTCACGCAAGTCACGCCGACCGCGCCGGAGATGA